The Betaproteobacteria bacterium genome includes a window with the following:
- a CDS encoding sensor histidine kinase: MSDGGGASAGAPRSVDSVWSSLTTFCVYRVVIAVILMVSVWGFQRYQLWIAASPALALWSLGLYLPAAVGLLGLARLRLPRAALHLTAQVVIDVVSMTLLMHATGGVKSGIGLLLLVTLAASGLVARGRIAYFHAAIAALAILLEQSWQFLSLDSAAADFLQTGLLAGSYFLIAGLGYTLAKYARGAELIAEERSVDLANLAQINELVIRDMQDGFVVVDEKGLIRQHNRQSEAVIGGLKYSGSRTLAEASPALANLLEEWRRDPERIFSMMRDQKTQKDYQVRFVAIGNALPAPTVVFIEDASRIRAQAQQMKLVALGRLTASIAHEIRNPLSSINHAAELLHEDSEQSSRRKEDLRLLAIIRDNAHRLDRMVEEVLYLNRRDRAHPKPIDARIYLDQFVHDFCANEKLEPDVIDLTIHTQVHPVFDRSHLDQVLWNLVRNAVHHGSGRTGSTKISLRPGTLPDTLVLDVVDDGPGVSSEALQHLFEPFFTTDSRGTGLGLYIARELADVNGARLECIVAERPPNSGACFRLIMTGSNLAK; encoded by the coding sequence ATGTCTGACGGAGGTGGCGCGTCCGCCGGCGCACCTCGATCAGTAGATTCCGTATGGAGTTCGCTCACCACTTTTTGTGTGTACCGGGTGGTGATCGCAGTCATCCTGATGGTCTCTGTTTGGGGCTTCCAGCGCTATCAGTTGTGGATCGCTGCCTCACCCGCTCTGGCGCTGTGGTCGCTTGGACTCTATTTGCCGGCGGCTGTCGGCTTGCTGGGACTAGCCCGCCTTCGATTGCCCCGCGCCGCGCTGCATCTGACGGCGCAGGTCGTTATTGACGTCGTCAGCATGACACTGCTGATGCATGCCACGGGTGGCGTCAAGAGCGGGATTGGATTGTTGCTGCTGGTGACGCTTGCCGCCTCGGGATTGGTGGCGCGCGGGCGAATCGCGTATTTTCATGCGGCGATCGCCGCGTTGGCGATATTGCTGGAGCAATCGTGGCAATTCTTGTCGCTGGACTCCGCGGCAGCCGATTTTTTGCAAACCGGACTGCTGGCGGGCAGCTATTTCCTGATTGCCGGCCTGGGTTATACACTTGCCAAATATGCGCGCGGGGCAGAACTGATCGCCGAAGAGCGAAGTGTGGACCTTGCCAATCTCGCCCAAATCAACGAGCTCGTGATACGGGACATGCAGGATGGATTCGTCGTGGTGGATGAAAAGGGCTTGATTCGCCAACACAATCGCCAAAGTGAAGCCGTGATTGGCGGTCTGAAATACTCAGGCAGCCGGACTCTGGCCGAAGCCTCGCCAGCACTTGCAAACCTGCTGGAGGAGTGGCGGCGCGACCCGGAACGCATTTTTTCCATGATGCGCGATCAGAAAACGCAAAAGGACTATCAGGTTCGTTTTGTCGCGATCGGCAATGCCTTGCCCGCGCCGACCGTCGTTTTCATTGAGGACGCGAGTCGCATCCGCGCCCAGGCACAACAGATGAAACTGGTCGCGCTGGGAAGGTTAACGGCAAGTATCGCGCATGAAATCCGCAATCCTCTTTCCAGCATCAATCATGCGGCCGAATTACTGCATGAAGACAGTGAGCAAAGCAGCCGCCGCAAGGAGGATTTACGTTTGCTGGCGATCATTCGCGACAATGCCCACCGGCTGGATCGCATGGTTGAGGAAGTGCTTTATCTCAATCGCCGCGATCGTGCCCATCCGAAGCCCATCGATGCACGCATCTATCTTGACCAATTTGTTCATGACTTCTGCGCCAACGAAAAGCTCGAACCCGACGTCATTGACCTGACCATCCATACGCAAGTGCATCCGGTATTCGATCGCAGCCACCTTGATCAGGTGTTGTGGAATCTGGTGCGAAATGCGGTTCACCATGGCAGCGGCCGGACGGGAAGCACAAAGATCTCGCTACGGCCGGGCACGCTGCCCGATACATTGGTGCTCGATGTTGTTGACGACGGGCCGGGCGTGTCCAGCGAAGCGTTGCAACATTTGTTCGAACCATTTTTTACCACCGATAGCCGGGGTACGGGGTTGGGGCTGTATATTGCCAGGGAACTGGCCGACGTCAATGGTGCAAGGCTAGAATGCATCGTTGCGGAAAGACCGCCAAATTCGGGCGCATGTTTTCGCCTGATCATGACCGGGAGCAATTTAGCCAAATGA
- a CDS encoding polyprenyl synthetase family protein, with amino-acid sequence MNSSPNSISLDKIRAVIAEDLTSVDGVIRERLASQVVLINQISHYIVGSGGKRLRPALVVIAGNHFGAARAHCHDLAAIIEFIHTATLLHDDVVDESDLRRGRKTANSQFGNAAAVLVGDFLYSRAFQMMVAIGSVRVMEVLAEATNVIAEGEVLQLLNIHDPETDEEKYLRVVRYKTAKLFEAACRVGAILGNASTEDEAAIASYGMHLGTAFQLIDDVLDYSGEIGETGKNIGDDLAEGKPTLPLIYALKHGSELERAAIRRAIEHGGREEMSVVASAIQSTGALMYTREQAQREARAAEVAIAHLTDSVYRDALLQLCVFAVQRKY; translated from the coding sequence ATGAATTCGTCACCCAATTCAATCAGCCTCGATAAAATTCGCGCGGTAATAGCCGAAGACCTGACTTCGGTTGACGGCGTAATACGTGAGCGCCTTGCCTCACAAGTCGTCCTGATCAACCAGATTTCCCATTACATTGTTGGATCCGGCGGCAAACGGCTTCGACCGGCGCTGGTGGTCATAGCCGGCAATCATTTTGGCGCGGCGCGGGCACATTGTCATGACCTGGCGGCGATTATCGAATTCATCCACACGGCCACGTTGTTGCATGACGACGTAGTGGACGAATCTGACCTTCGCCGCGGTCGCAAGACAGCCAACTCGCAGTTTGGGAATGCGGCTGCCGTCCTCGTCGGTGATTTCCTGTATTCACGGGCTTTCCAGATGATGGTGGCGATCGGCTCAGTCAGAGTGATGGAAGTCCTGGCGGAAGCGACTAACGTCATCGCCGAGGGCGAAGTTTTGCAGCTATTGAACATCCATGATCCGGAAACCGACGAGGAAAAGTACCTGCGCGTGGTCCGCTACAAAACGGCGAAGCTGTTTGAAGCTGCCTGCCGTGTCGGCGCGATACTTGGCAATGCTTCCACGGAAGACGAAGCGGCCATTGCCAGTTACGGCATGCATTTGGGAACGGCATTCCAGTTGATAGACGACGTGCTCGACTATTCGGGAGAGATAGGGGAGACCGGCAAAAACATCGGAGACGATCTGGCCGAAGGCAAGCCTACCCTGCCACTGATTTACGCATTGAAGCATGGCAGCGAATTGGAGCGGGCGGCGATCCGTCGCGCCATCGAACATGGGGGGCGCGAGGAAATGTCTGTCGTGGCGTCTGCCATTCAATCGACCGGCGCGCTGATGTATACGCGTGAGCAAGCGCAGCGTGAGGCGCGTGCGGCGGAAGTGGCCATTGCCCACCTGACGGATTCCGTTTATCGGGACGCTCTGCTACAATTATGCGTCTTCGCGGTTCAACGAAAGTACTGA
- a CDS encoding sigma-54-dependent Fis family transcriptional regulator codes for MTTKHVLIVDDEADIRELLVLTLMRMGIEAEAARDCKEAYARLKERPFDLCLTDMRLPDGDGLGVLAHIAENYGNTPVAVITAYGSTDNAVSALKAGAFDYISKPIQLKQLREVITSALNLPKAVSDRGDRSRRNTASERRSTTGAMASDTALPASGSGIPAPGSGPRLLGESAPIQRARDMIAKLARSQAPVYIAGESGTGKEVAARLIHSGSARRDAAFVAVNCGAIPENLMESEFFGYRKGAFTGADADKDGFLHAADGGTLFLDEVGDLPLAMQVKLLRVIQEKKVRKVGDTAELPVDFRIISATHKNLAEKVAAGEFRQDLFYRLNVIELKMPSLREIPEDIPLLVKLVLERIAQQSGVALPELGEDAMRALKGYDYPGNVRELENILERSMALCDGKLIRESDLYLTEESSTPGSAASVQAGERTLPLHEYLDQIEREQILKALELTRFNKTAAAKVLGITFRSLRYRLDRLGIE; via the coding sequence ATGACGACCAAACACGTCCTGATCGTTGATGACGAGGCCGACATCCGCGAACTGCTGGTGCTCACGCTGATGCGCATGGGTATCGAGGCGGAGGCAGCCCGAGACTGCAAGGAGGCCTATGCACGCCTGAAGGAACGGCCTTTTGATCTGTGCCTGACAGACATGCGCTTGCCAGACGGTGACGGCCTTGGCGTGCTCGCGCATATTGCCGAGAACTATGGCAATACGCCGGTCGCGGTCATCACCGCCTATGGCAGCACGGACAACGCCGTGTCCGCGCTGAAGGCGGGTGCCTTTGACTATATTTCTAAGCCCATTCAGCTCAAGCAACTACGCGAGGTCATCACCTCCGCATTGAATTTGCCGAAGGCGGTTTCGGATCGCGGCGATCGTAGCCGCCGCAATACAGCCAGCGAGAGACGTTCGACCACCGGTGCAATGGCTTCTGATACCGCATTACCCGCCAGCGGTAGCGGTATTCCGGCACCCGGATCTGGCCCGCGTCTGCTCGGTGAGTCGGCGCCGATTCAGCGCGCCCGCGACATGATTGCCAAGCTTGCGCGCAGTCAGGCGCCGGTCTACATCGCCGGCGAATCCGGTACCGGCAAGGAAGTGGCCGCACGTCTGATCCATTCCGGCTCCGCGCGCCGCGATGCGGCGTTCGTTGCCGTCAATTGTGGCGCCATTCCCGAGAACTTGATGGAGAGTGAGTTCTTTGGTTATCGAAAGGGCGCATTCACCGGAGCGGACGCGGACAAGGATGGTTTCCTGCACGCGGCCGACGGCGGCACCCTGTTTCTTGACGAGGTCGGCGACTTGCCACTGGCGATGCAGGTCAAACTGCTGCGTGTGATTCAGGAAAAAAAGGTCCGCAAGGTCGGCGACACGGCTGAACTGCCAGTGGATTTTCGGATCATCTCGGCCACGCACAAAAACCTTGCGGAGAAAGTGGCGGCGGGAGAATTTCGGCAGGACCTGTTCTATCGGCTAAACGTCATTGAACTCAAGATGCCCAGCCTGCGCGAAATTCCGGAAGACATTCCCTTGCTGGTCAAACTCGTGCTTGAGCGCATCGCGCAGCAATCGGGCGTCGCATTGCCCGAACTCGGTGAAGATGCAATGCGTGCGCTGAAAGGCTACGACTATCCCGGCAACGTTCGCGAACTTGAAAACATTCTCGAGCGCTCGATGGCGCTTTGCGATGGCAAGCTGATTCGTGAAAGCGATCTGTACCTGACCGAGGAATCGTCAACGCCGGGAAGTGCGGCATCGGTGCAGGCGGGTGAGCGCACGTTGCCCTTGCATGAATACCTCGACCAGATCGAGCGCGAACAAATACTGAAGGCGCTGGAATTGACGCGCTTTAACAAAACTGCGGCGGCGAAGGTGCTGGGCATTACTTTTCGCAGCCTTCGCTATCGACTGGATCGGCTGGGAATTGAGTGA
- the obgE gene encoding GTPase ObgE: MKFIDEARIEVHAGKGGNGSASMRREKHIPKGGPDGGDGGRGGNIYVVADKDINTLVDYRFARIFRAKHGDGGRGAGCTGRGADDVFLRVPVGTIIKDLTADRPIADLTHDGEQVLVAQGGRGGMGNLHFKSSTNRAPRKFTPGEAGESKDIHFELKVLADVGLLGMPNAGKSTFIRSVSAARPKVADYPFTTLHPNLGVVRVSDNRSFVIADVPGLIEGAAEGAGLGHQFLKHLQRTHLLLHLVDIAPFDPAVEPVKEIKALTGELKKYDQSLYEKPRWLVFNKIDLLEPAEAEERVKAIIKGLKWKGPTFSISAMKADGCKELTFAIMDHLDATRAATAVEPPATDI, translated from the coding sequence ATGAAATTTATTGACGAAGCACGCATCGAAGTCCACGCCGGTAAAGGCGGAAACGGCTCTGCTTCCATGCGCCGCGAGAAACACATCCCCAAGGGCGGTCCGGATGGTGGCGACGGCGGCCGAGGCGGGAACATTTATGTGGTTGCCGACAAAGATATCAATACACTTGTCGACTACCGGTTTGCGCGCATCTTCCGCGCCAAACACGGCGACGGCGGGCGCGGCGCGGGTTGCACCGGGCGCGGCGCGGACGACGTGTTCCTGCGGGTGCCCGTGGGCACGATCATCAAGGATTTGACGGCGGATCGCCCGATCGCCGACTTGACCCACGACGGCGAACAGGTACTGGTTGCCCAAGGCGGCCGCGGCGGGATGGGCAATCTGCATTTCAAAAGCTCGACCAATCGCGCGCCACGCAAGTTCACACCGGGTGAAGCGGGTGAGTCGAAGGACATTCATTTCGAACTGAAGGTGCTGGCCGACGTCGGCTTGTTGGGTATGCCGAACGCTGGAAAATCGACATTCATTCGTTCCGTCTCAGCCGCAAGGCCAAAGGTGGCGGACTATCCATTCACGACGCTGCACCCAAATCTTGGTGTCGTTCGGGTCAGCGACAATCGCAGTTTCGTGATCGCCGACGTTCCCGGACTGATCGAAGGTGCTGCCGAAGGCGCCGGCTTGGGTCATCAGTTCCTCAAACACTTGCAACGCACGCATCTCCTGTTGCATCTCGTTGATATTGCCCCGTTCGACCCCGCTGTCGAGCCGGTCAAAGAGATCAAAGCGCTCACAGGCGAACTGAAAAAATACGATCAGTCTCTCTACGAAAAGCCGCGTTGGCTGGTATTCAACAAGATTGACCTGCTCGAGCCGGCCGAGGCGGAAGAGCGCGTCAAGGCGATCATCAAAGGACTGAAGTGGAAGGGTCCGACCTTTTCCATTTCCGCCATGAAGGCTGATGGCTGCAAGGAGCTGACTTTCGCCATCATGGATCATCTGGACGCAACACGTGCGGCAACGGCCGTTGAGCCGCCCGCCACCGATATCTGA
- the hutH gene encoding histidine ammonia-lyase, whose protein sequence is MKNTFRIVPGKLTLAWLRQARDGHHRFELEDAAWGDIRAGAATVERIVARGKPAYGINTGFGKLANTHIPTDQLEALQRNLVLSHSAGVGEPLPDRVVRLILILKIASLARGRSGVRPLIIESLLRLLNADVYPIIPTKGSVGASGDLAPLAHMSALLLGLGEARVGGKRLPANDALIAAGLSPITLAPKEGLALLNGTQVSTALAIHGLFQIENVFAAAMVAGAMSVDAAMGSDTPFDARIHELRGQPGQILTAAIYRLLLEGSGIRDSHLVGDDKVQDPYSLRCQPQVMGACHDVMRNAARTLEIEANGVTDNPLVFPDSGEVLSGGNFHAEPVAIAADTLAIAVAEIGALSERRMALLVDPGLSGLPPFLVKESGLNSGYMMAQVTAAALASENKSLAHPASVDSLPTSANQEDHVSMATFAARRLGEMAENSTGVVAIELLAAVQGIDLRLPLKTSPVLQRAHAKVRDKVPFYDHDRLLAPDIEAASTLIRHGVFNEMVEGLFSSAGA, encoded by the coding sequence ATGAAAAATACATTTCGCATTGTTCCCGGAAAGCTCACGTTGGCGTGGTTGCGCCAGGCTCGCGACGGCCACCATCGATTTGAGCTTGAAGATGCGGCGTGGGGTGACATTCGCGCGGGTGCCGCAACCGTCGAGCGCATCGTGGCCAGGGGCAAACCCGCTTACGGCATCAACACCGGCTTCGGCAAACTGGCCAACACCCACATACCGACCGATCAACTGGAAGCGCTCCAGCGCAATCTCGTCCTCTCGCACAGCGCGGGTGTGGGCGAGCCGCTGCCGGACCGGGTGGTCAGGCTCATCCTCATTCTCAAAATTGCCAGCCTCGCCCGCGGGCGTTCGGGTGTGCGGCCCCTCATCATTGAGTCACTGCTGAGACTGCTCAATGCGGACGTCTATCCAATAATTCCCACCAAAGGTTCAGTGGGTGCGTCAGGCGATCTGGCGCCCCTCGCACATATGTCCGCCTTGCTGCTCGGACTGGGCGAAGCGCGGGTGGGAGGCAAGCGCCTGCCGGCCAACGATGCACTGATCGCGGCGGGCCTTTCGCCGATTACACTCGCACCGAAAGAAGGCCTGGCGCTGTTGAATGGTACGCAGGTCTCCACCGCGCTCGCCATTCACGGCCTGTTCCAGATTGAAAATGTGTTTGCCGCGGCCATGGTGGCCGGGGCGATGAGTGTTGATGCCGCCATGGGCAGCGACACGCCATTCGACGCGCGTATTCACGAATTGCGCGGCCAGCCGGGGCAAATTCTCACCGCAGCCATCTATCGGTTGCTGCTCGAAGGTAGCGGCATCCGCGATTCACATCTGGTGGGCGACGACAAGGTGCAGGATCCGTATTCGCTGCGCTGTCAGCCGCAGGTGATGGGGGCGTGCCACGACGTGATGCGCAATGCCGCACGCACGCTGGAGATCGAAGCCAACGGCGTCACCGATAATCCTTTGGTGTTTCCGGATTCCGGCGAGGTTTTGTCCGGCGGAAACTTTCATGCCGAGCCGGTGGCGATCGCGGCCGACACGCTGGCGATTGCGGTGGCGGAGATCGGTGCGCTGTCCGAACGGCGCATGGCACTGCTGGTTGATCCGGGCTTGTCCGGGTTGCCGCCGTTCCTGGTGAAAGAGAGCGGATTGAATTCCGGCTACATGATGGCGCAGGTCACTGCGGCCGCGCTGGCGAGCGAGAACAAGTCGCTGGCGCATCCGGCATCAGTCGATTCGCTGCCGACGTCGGCCAATCAGGAAGACCATGTCAGCATGGCAACGTTTGCCGCACGCCGCTTGGGCGAGATGGCGGAGAATTCAACCGGCGTGGTGGCAATTGAATTGCTGGCCGCAGTGCAGGGTATCGATCTGCGATTGCCGTTGAAGACGTCACCGGTGCTGCAACGCGCGCATGCGAAAGTGCGCGACAAGGTACCGTTCTACGATCACGACCGGCTGTTGGCGCCGGATATCGAAGCGGCATCGACGCTGATACGCCACGGTGTTTTCAACGAGATGGTTGAAGGCCTTTTCAGTTCGGCCGGCGCATGA
- a CDS encoding formimidoylglutamate deiminase — protein sequence MTSLFAADALLPEGWRKDVRIEIEDGFIQSVTSSASSTGAERVSGALIPGMSNVHSHAFQRAMAGLTERSGPGGDNFWAWRDLMYRFLERITPEDNEAIATQLYIEMLKSGYTSVAEFHYLHHDEHGHAYADSAEMSRRILWAANSAHIGLTMLPVFYAHATFGGVAPNAGQKRFVQDIDAFNVLVDKLSGFQTGSDLLRRVGIAPHSLRAVTPQQLNLIVAHLDSVDAAAPIHIHAAEQLKEVNDCLAWSHKRPVAWLLDNMPLSDRWCLVHATHLDDDETFRLAKSGAVAGLCPTTEANLGDGIFNAPDYFLESGYWAIGGDSNVGVDPFRELAVIEYAQRLKSARRNILNTPGLASIGGGLYRQALVGGAKALGQRVGAIAARCFADLVVMNGDDAALVEHEGDALLDAAIFGPSRQPVRDVMVGGAWVVREGRHLQEQPAMSRYRATLRRLLN from the coding sequence ATCACCAGCCTGTTCGCCGCTGATGCGTTGCTGCCTGAGGGTTGGCGGAAGGATGTGCGGATCGAGATCGAAGATGGCTTTATCCAGTCGGTGACCAGCAGCGCGTCCTCAACTGGCGCAGAACGAGTGAGCGGCGCATTGATACCGGGAATGAGCAATGTCCATTCGCATGCTTTCCAGCGTGCCATGGCGGGCCTTACCGAGCGTTCCGGACCCGGCGGCGACAATTTCTGGGCGTGGCGCGATTTGATGTATCGGTTTCTGGAACGCATCACGCCGGAAGACAACGAGGCCATCGCCACCCAGTTGTACATCGAAATGCTGAAGTCCGGGTACACCAGCGTCGCCGAGTTTCACTATCTGCATCACGATGAACATGGTCACGCCTACGCGGATTCGGCGGAAATGTCGCGGCGAATCCTGTGGGCGGCAAATAGCGCGCACATCGGGCTGACAATGCTGCCGGTCTTCTATGCGCATGCCACATTCGGCGGCGTGGCGCCCAATGCCGGGCAGAAGCGATTTGTGCAGGACATCGATGCATTCAATGTCCTGGTCGACAAGCTCAGTGGATTTCAGACTGGCAGCGACCTGTTGAGGCGCGTTGGGATTGCGCCGCATTCGCTGCGAGCAGTGACGCCGCAACAACTGAATCTCATCGTCGCCCACCTCGATTCGGTCGATGCTGCCGCGCCGATTCATATCCATGCGGCGGAACAATTGAAGGAAGTGAACGATTGCCTGGCGTGGAGCCACAAGCGCCCTGTCGCCTGGTTGCTTGACAACATGCCGCTTAGTGATCGATGGTGCCTGGTACATGCCACGCATCTTGATGATGACGAGACCTTCCGGCTGGCAAAGAGTGGTGCCGTCGCCGGGCTGTGCCCGACCACCGAAGCGAATCTGGGCGATGGTATTTTCAACGCGCCGGATTATTTCCTGGAGAGTGGCTACTGGGCGATAGGCGGCGACAGCAATGTTGGCGTGGACCCTTTCCGCGAACTTGCCGTGATCGAATACGCGCAACGATTGAAAAGCGCACGCCGCAATATTTTGAATACACCGGGACTGGCTTCTATTGGTGGTGGCTTGTACCGGCAGGCGTTGGTGGGCGGCGCGAAAGCGCTCGGCCAGCGGGTCGGGGCAATTGCCGCACGATGCTTTGCTGATCTGGTGGTGATGAATGGCGATGATGCGGCGCTGGTCGAGCACGAAGGGGATGCATTGCTGGACGCTGCCATTTTCGGTCCATCGCGACAGCCGGTACGCGATGTGATGGTGGGTGGCGCGTGGGTGGTGCGCGAGGGGCGGCATCTGCAAGAACAGCCGGCAATGTCTCGATACCGGGCGACGCTCAGGCGGCTATTAAATTGA
- the rpmA gene encoding 50S ribosomal protein L27, giving the protein MAHKKAGGSSRNGRDSESKRLGVKAFGGELIPAGSIIVRQRGTQFHAGDNVGMGKDHTLFALKDGKVQFAVKGAKKVRTVIIQAV; this is encoded by the coding sequence ATGGCACATAAAAAAGCAGGCGGCAGTTCACGCAACGGTCGCGACTCGGAGTCAAAACGCCTTGGCGTAAAGGCGTTTGGCGGCGAATTGATCCCGGCTGGTTCCATCATCGTTCGTCAGCGCGGCACCCAGTTTCACGCCGGCGATAACGTTGGCATGGGCAAGGATCACACCCTGTTCGCACTCAAGGATGGCAAGGTCCAGTTTGCGGTCAAAGGCGCCAAGAAGGTACGTACCGTCATCATTCAGGCGGTATAA
- a CDS encoding RNA pyrophosphohydrolase, with translation MIDRDGYRPNVAIVLCNAKNEVFWGKRIKEHAWQFPQGGIKMGESPEDAMFRELEEETGLRREHVRILGRTRSWLHYSVPTHWVKREWRGTYKGQKQIWYLLKLVGRDHDIRLRASSHPEFDAWRWHDYWVPLDNVIEFKRDVYKEALHQLVRYLEPLPRHGTQSMRHTRHRPNETEIHVESVSLSVEILHRSSHAAESD, from the coding sequence ATGATTGACCGAGATGGTTATCGCCCGAACGTCGCTATCGTGCTTTGCAATGCAAAGAACGAGGTGTTTTGGGGAAAGCGCATCAAGGAGCACGCGTGGCAGTTTCCGCAAGGTGGCATCAAGATGGGGGAAAGCCCGGAAGACGCCATGTTTCGGGAACTGGAGGAAGAAACCGGATTGCGTCGTGAGCACGTCAGAATTCTGGGCCGAACCAGAAGCTGGCTTCACTACAGTGTGCCGACACACTGGGTGAAACGTGAGTGGCGCGGAACATACAAGGGCCAGAAGCAAATCTGGTACCTGCTGAAACTGGTCGGGCGTGATCATGATATCCGCCTGCGCGCGAGTTCACATCCGGAGTTTGACGCTTGGCGGTGGCACGATTACTGGGTACCGCTCGACAACGTAATTGAATTCAAACGCGATGTGTATAAAGAGGCGCTGCATCAGCTGGTGCGCTACCTTGAGCCTCTGCCGCGCCATGGCACACAGTCCATGCGACATACCCGGCACCGCCCAAACGAGACCGAAATTCATGTCGAGTCTGTTTCCCTGTCGGTGGAAATATTGCACCGTAGTTCGCACGCAGCGGAGTCTGACTAG
- a CDS encoding glutamate 5-kinase — protein MRDAKRIVVKIGSTLITNNGVGVDHELIKQWVSQITTLRARGVEVVLVSSGAIAEGMQRLGWKARPHEVNQLQAAAAVGQMGLVQVYESAFRQHGVATAQILLTHDDLADRKRYLNARSTLTTLLSLHVVPVINENDTVVTDEIKFGDNDTLAALVANLIDADHLVILTDQQGLYTADPRREPNARLLHEAKATDASLEAMAGGSGSLLGRGGMLTKVLAAKKAALSGSHTIIAYGRELDVLLRLQQGERIGTRLFSETSGLQARKTWLAGHVKTSGKLHLDAGAGRALLQSGKSLLPIGVTAVEGVFERGEVVSCLDTARREIARGLVNYSSAEAQKLVRKPTSEIETLLGYIAEPELIHRDNLVLL, from the coding sequence ATGCGTGACGCCAAACGCATTGTTGTCAAGATCGGCTCGACGCTCATCACGAACAACGGCGTGGGCGTCGACCACGAATTGATCAAGCAATGGGTCTCACAGATTACGACCTTGCGCGCGCGCGGCGTGGAAGTCGTGCTGGTGTCGTCCGGGGCTATCGCCGAAGGTATGCAACGCCTCGGCTGGAAAGCGCGTCCACATGAGGTTAATCAGCTGCAGGCCGCTGCCGCGGTCGGACAAATGGGACTGGTGCAGGTATACGAGTCTGCGTTTCGCCAACATGGTGTCGCCACAGCCCAGATCCTGCTGACTCACGATGACCTGGCCGACCGCAAGCGTTACCTGAATGCACGCTCGACGCTCACCACTTTGCTATCGCTGCATGTGGTACCGGTCATCAATGAAAACGACACTGTCGTCACCGATGAAATCAAGTTTGGCGACAACGACACGCTGGCAGCGCTGGTGGCGAACCTCATCGACGCCGATCATCTGGTGATTCTTACCGATCAGCAGGGGCTTTATACAGCGGATCCGCGCCGTGAACCGAACGCTCGGCTGCTGCACGAGGCAAAAGCGACCGACGCCTCATTGGAAGCGATGGCGGGTGGAAGCGGGTCCTTGCTGGGTCGTGGCGGGATGCTGACCAAAGTTCTTGCGGCCAAGAAAGCCGCACTGTCGGGTAGCCACACTATCATCGCCTACGGACGAGAGCTAGATGTGTTGCTGCGCTTGCAGCAGGGAGAACGCATCGGCACGCGCCTGTTTTCGGAGACAAGCGGTCTACAGGCAAGGAAAACTTGGCTTGCCGGGCATGTCAAAACCAGCGGCAAATTGCATCTCGATGCTGGGGCCGGGCGGGCGCTGTTACAAAGTGGAAAGAGCTTGTTACCCATCGGCGTCACCGCAGTTGAAGGGGTCTTTGAACGCGGCGAGGTCGTCAGTTGCCTGGATACCGCAAGGCGCGAAATCGCACGTGGGCTGGTGAATTATTCCTCTGCCGAAGCGCAGAAACTCGTGCGCAAGCCGACATCAGAAATCGAAACGTTGCTCGGCTATATCGCCGAGCCGGAATTGATTCACCGCGACAACCTGGTGCTGCTTTAG
- the rplU gene encoding 50S ribosomal protein L21, protein MYAVIKTGGKQYRVQAGEKIKVEQIPADVGSQIVLDQVLMVGNGDAVTIGKPLVAGALVNATVVSQGRHDKVTIFKMRRRKHYQKHQGHRQNFTEIQIGEIVGN, encoded by the coding sequence ATGTATGCGGTCATAAAAACCGGCGGGAAGCAGTATCGCGTCCAAGCTGGCGAAAAAATTAAAGTAGAACAGATACCGGCAGACGTGGGCTCGCAAATCGTGCTCGATCAGGTGTTGATGGTGGGTAACGGCGATGCCGTGACCATCGGCAAACCTCTCGTGGCCGGCGCGCTTGTCAACGCTACCGTCGTCTCCCAGGGTCGTCACGACAAAGTGACTATTTTCAAAATGCGCCGTCGCAAGCATTACCAGAAGCATCAAGGCCATCGTCAAAATTTCACCGAGATTCAAATCGGCGAAATCGTTGGCAATTGA